In Candidatus Vicinibacter proximus, the genomic stretch GAAAATGAAGACATCATTCCAGAAAATATACCACTGGACATTTTATACGAAGATGATGATATTTTATTGGTAAATAAAAAACCGGGTATGGTGGTCCACCCTGCTGGGGGTAATAGTTCTGGCACCCTGGTTAATGCGCTTGCAGGTTATTTTGGTATTGACCCAAATGTTGAAAAAAAGCCTAGATATGGGCTTGTCCACAGAATTGATAAAGAAACCTCAGGAATACTTATTGTGGCTAAAACAGATTTTGCACACGTTGCATTATCCAAGCAATTCTATGACCATACGATAGAACGGGAATACATTGCTTTAGTATGGGGAGATCCTGATCCTGCTTTAGGCACCATTGTTGGAAACGTTGGAAGAGATCCTAAAAACAGGCAAAGAATGTTTGTTTTTGAGGATGGCACAGAAGGGAAACATGCCGTTACACACTATGAACTCATAGAATCCTTCTATTACGTAAGTTTAATCAAGTGCAGACTGGAAACCGGTAGAACACATCAGATTAGAGTACATATGAAATTTGCAGGTCATCCGCTCTTTAATGATGAACGCTATGGCGGTGATCGAATTGTTAAGGGTACAGTATTTACTAAATACAAACAATTTGTACAAAATTGTTTTAAACTCATGCCAAGATTTGCCTTGCATGCACGAAGCCTTGGATTCATACATCCTGTAAGTGGCGAAAAAATGTTCTTCGAAATAGAACCACCGGAGGATTTTACTCAATTGGTTGAAAAATGGCGTCATTATCTTTCCTTTCGAAAAGAAAAAGTAGATGAAGATGATGTGGATGAGATGAATTAATAAAGTGTTTTTTACATCTAATATTTTTTAAATGTCCGTTCATAAATTCATATCGACTTTCAGCAGATTGGGAGAAGCGATGACTATATCAACCGAAGCAAAAAAAATAGTATTCCAAAAGGCAGAGAATACCAATGCCTGGTTTACAGAAAAGGAAATCAACCGAATGGTCGATCATCTTGTCAAAAATTATTTTAATAGTGAGAAGCTTGCGACTTGGATAGATAAGTATACATTTCCTGCAAATCATCAACCTAAAATTATAGGATTAATTTCAGCAGGAAACATTCCATTGGTTTCCATGCATGACTTGATGTGTATTATATTAGCCGGCGATATAGCGCACATTAAACTTTCAGAAAAAGATACAGTTCTATATCATTGGATGTTCTCACTTATCGAACAAATTGACCCAGACATTTTTAGTCGTGTTCATATTGTTGATCAGGTAAAAAACTATGATGCGGTGATTGCTACCGGTGGAAACCTAGCAGCCAACCAGTTTAAATATTATTTTCAGCACAAACCAAACATGATCAGAGGTCATCGAAATTCAATTGCTGTGTTGAATGGCCAGGAAGACAATGATACACTAATATCCATTGGACAAGATATATTCTCCTATTATGGAATGGGTTGCCGAAATGTGAGTAAAATTTTTGTACCTCTTAGTTATAACTTTGATCATTTTTTGGGCATCCTGGACAAAGAATTTAATTACGTAAGAAATCATCATAAGTTTCAGAATAATTATGACTACCAATTGGCACTTTTTCTATTGAACAAAGTAAAATTCTTACAAGCCGAAAGTATTTTATTATTAGAACACGAAGGAATAGCTTCCCCTTTGGCTTGCTTATATTTTGAACGATATGAAAGTTTAGATGAGGTGTATCAATTTAACTTAAAACATAAAGATGCCATACAGTGTGTAATTAGTCAAGAAAAAATAAACGACCTTGTAATTACACCGCCAGGAATGTCACAGTATCCCGAATTATCTGAATATGCGGACATGAATGACACTTTGAAATTTTTGTTTATGCTAAATTAAGTACCAGTTGTGAATAAAAAGGATAAAGCACTTTTAATTCAGAAAATCCTTGACAAATATTTTCCGATAGTTGAAGTTCCTCTCCAACATAAAGACCCATATACATTATTAGTAGCTGTTCTACTCTCAGCACAATGTACTGATGAGCGGGTAAATAAAGTTACACCAGAATTATTTAATTTGGCAGATAATCCACAACAAATGAAGAACATTCCTGTGGAAAAAATCCAATCGATAATTCGACCTTGTGGACTTTCAGCCAATAAGGCTAAAAACATTCAAACGCTTTCTAAAATATTGTCGGAAGAATACAACGGGGTTGTCCCATCAGATATGGAATTACTTGAGTTACTCCCTGGAGTTGGACATAAAACTGCTTCAGTGGTGATGTGTCAGGCTTTTAACATTCCGGCATTTCCTGTAGATACACATATACATCGTTTAGCATGGAGATGGGGACTGACTAGTGGCAAAAATGTTGTTCTTACTGAAAAGGATCTTAAAAAACTATTTCCTGAGAAAGATTGGAATAAACTTCATTTACAAATAATATATTTTGGGCGAAAATACTGTCCAGCAAGAGGCCACATTATTGAGACATGTCCAATTTGCTCTTTAATTGGTCGCAAAAAAAAGGGATAAACTATGTATACTGTAAAATATAGAATTTTCAAAATTTATTTAAAATGAAAAGAATAATTTGTTATTGGATATTACTCTTCACTTTGTATTCCTGTACAGAAAAAAAACTACCTGTTTTAGGAAATTATTCTATCGAAAATGGAGATACTATTTATTCCAAAATTCCAGATTTTAATTTATGGACTCAGGACAGTGTTCCATTTACTTCTCAAATGCTTGAAAACAAAATTCACCTTGCTGCATTTTTCTTTACCTCTTGCCCTACGATTTGTCCTAAAGTTATGAGGAATATGATGAGAATTGAAGAAAATTTTTCTAAGGAAAAAGACATACTTTATTTATGCTATAGTTTGGACTTTAAAAAAGACAGCATACCAAGACTCAAGGAATATGCTAGCAAATTAGGCATTGAAAATTCTAATTTTTATTTTCTACAGGGTAGACAAAAAGAAGACATTCGTTCTCTCATGAATGCTTACATGAGCATAGCTGTAGATGATCCTGATAGTCCTGGAGGTATAAACCACAGCGGATGGATCTTGTTGATTGATGGCAAAAAACATCTTCGATCATATTGTCTAGGCACAGATGAGAAAGAAACGGACAAATTAATAGAGGACATTCAAACACTACTCCATGAAGGTGATTAAATTTAGTATAATAATTATTTCAATTATTTCTTGTACTTTTTCAACTGAAACCTACAAGGAAGGAAAACTAGTTTATGAAAATTACTGTTCAGGATGTCATGGAATTCAAATGGACGGATTGAAGGATCTTTATCCTCCTCTGAAAGACGTGAACTGGTATGAACAAAACAGGAACCAAATGCCATGCTGGTTAAAAAATGGCATTACATTAAAAAATTTAAGACTAGGCAAGCAAGAAATGCCTGCACATACTGAATTGAGTAGTATTCAGATATGTAATGTATTGAACTATTTAAATTCAATCAACTGGAAACTCAAGTCTCCCTTTACTTTAGAAGAGATCAATTTGAATTTAAAAAATTGTTCCAATCAAAAATGAAGAGCAACAAGTAAAGATGGCAAAACAGGTAATTGATTTACACGTTTATTTTCTACCACATTAAAGTAAAAGATATTCTTTCGATCATAAGCATTGGTCACACTAGCTACGATTTCTAAATTAAGAAATTTAGTAAAGTCTATTCTTCTTTTAATCGAAAAGTCAAGTCTGTGATAATATGGTAGTCTGCCTGAATTTATTTTCTCTGCATAGACCACACCGATATCTGGATTCTCAATACCAAAATTTGTCTCTAGTCCATTTGGAATAAAATTATCCCCTATGAATCCTTGTATCTTAGTAAATGCAAAACCCGAACCAAGATTCCAACGCATTCCTGCTTCCCAACATTTTGCTCTACCCCATTGGTAATCTAATACAAAATTGATATTGTGGCGTCGGTCAAATAAGGCAGGAAATTTCTGCACTCCATCATCACGGTTGACAAAACCAAGGGAATAACCTAACCACACTCTCCAATTCACCCAATTAGACTTCAACAAAAAATCAATACCATAAGAATTCCCTCTTTCTTCTGTATAATCAGGATCCTGAACCTTTCTCTTATTTCGATTCAAATTAAAAAGACGACTAAAATCTTTGTAATAGGTTTCGACATTTAATTCGGTGTTTGTGCTCAGATCTAATTCAAAGCCTCCAACTGCATGGCTCGCATAAATTAATTCAGGACTTGTTAGAAATCCTACAAAAAGATTCACGATATCCCTTTCGCTCACAGAACTCATGAGGTTCTGAGAATAAAGCCCACCAGCTGCTTTTAGTCGAAAATTGTTAGTTACATTCATTTTCATCCCCAGGCGAGGCTCAAATCTTACTTGCGATAAAGAAGCGTAGTATTGCATTCTGAAACTTGGGTCAAAAACAAACAACTTTGTCGCGTAGCGGTATTTGACAAAGCCTGCAATCTCCGTGTTATTACTTTCGCTAAGAATAGGAACTTTTAGAAAATTAGTAAATTCAAAATCTGTTTTAAAGGCATTGAATTCCAAACCATATTTTATTTCAGACCTGCGACCAAAATAGCTAAAATCAATATTTGCCTGCAGTCCTCTAATATTACTTGTTCTGGGGTCTGACTGTTTTTCATCTAGTTTTATTTTGTAGTCTGAAAAGGCAACACTTCCCCCTACAATTATGCTGGAAGTCCCTGGAATTAATTTGAAATTGGCACCTCCCCCACTGGCCTGCCAATTTAGATTGGCCAGTCCGGTATATTTAACCCTGTCATTAAAGTTAAATCCAAATAAATTAAGAAATGAGCCATTTTCACTTATTGTAGAAATCTTTCCGTAGATGTCTGTAAAACTGAATGGAAGGCTACCTGTCAGTGTATCCAATGCATATTTATAAAGCTGTTTGGAAGTCTGATCAATATAAGATTGTTTACCTGTAATTAAAAATGATGTACTACCACCCTTTCCTTCCCTGTACTTGCTTATCGGACCTTCAAGAAGAAGTTTGCTCATAAAGGGACTTGCAGTTGCCAAACCCCCAAAATGGGTTTTGTTGCCTTCTCTGGTCTTCATATCCACAATAGCGGATACCCTCCCTCCGTATTCTGCACTAAAACCTCCCGTCAGCACCTCTGCAGATCGAATAATCTCTGTTTCAAATACTGAGAAAATTCCTATGGAATGAAATGGATTAAAAATAGTCATACCATCCAATAAGATTTTATTTTGCACTGGAGATCCACCTCGAATATAAATCTGTCCCCCCTGATCCCCTGTAGTGATCACCCCTGGTATGATTTGTAGATATTGTGCTATATCGGCTTCTCCACCGGTAGAAGGAAGTGCTTTAATTTCTTTCGGTGTGATGGATATGGAAGAAACTCTCACTTCTGTTCTGGATTGCTCCTTCTTACCAGAAATACTAATTTCTTCTAAGGTAATGTTAGATTCGACTAAACTAAATTGTTTGTTTATAATTTGGCCCTTCCTAAGGGAGACATCATAAGTTAATGTATCATAGCCTATAAAGCTGACTACCAACGTGTAATCCCCTACAGGAACTGCTGATAAAGTATAAAATCCTGATTCATTCGTGGTGGTCCCTATCGTAGTCCCCTTCAAAAAGACAGAGGCAAAAGATATAGGTTCTCCAGTGTTTTTATCGTAAACGTTGCCTCTTATGTCACCCTTTTGGCTGTAGGCATTTGAAAAAAATAAGCCTAAAACAAAGAATATGTAATACTTCATCTTCTACCGTCTAAATAATGGATTGCAAAAATAATACAATCCGACTAACCGGAAGCATTATCCCAAGATCAAACGAACTAAATGAAGAATTGTGACGATTATTCTAAGAAAATATCGATATTCTAGTAAAACTAAGGATGACAGAACCCAATTAAAGATTTTTAATTTGGTATTTAAAGGAAACCAGGACTCTAACCGAAAGCTGTTTTTGGAATCATTTCAAACAATTTATTGCTAGGAATCTTTTCATTTAGACAAAAAACACACAGGCTTAGCAAAGATATGGAATCAAAAAAAACTAAAATAAATTGAATCTAATTATTAAAATATAATTTTCCCTAGATTAATTTATTAATCCTCCAAAATCCTCCTTTTAAATGACTCATATTCATCTTCACTCAATAAACCCTTCTCTTTAAGTTCGGCAATATCCTTTAATTGATCAATTGCTGACCTTGTCGTCTTTACGTCACTTGGTGGATTGGAAGTAGCGGGTGATTCTTGTTTGTTTTCCTGCTTTCCACGCTGACTTTGGGCTTGTTGCGCAAACTCTTTTCCCTTTTCAAACAATTCCTCATATCTTGTTTTAAATGCCTTAGGATCAAAATCAAGAATTGTTCCACCCGTCTCAAAATGTTTCTTAAATAATTCACCTAAAGCATAGGTGGATGCCCCACTCATCACCGACATGGTTACTCCGCCAAGGATCGTTCCTACCCCGGGAATAAACTTAACCGCCCTAGCCGCTAGCCTTGATGCCCCTGAACTAGTTAGAGCTGAAATGATTGCTTTCCCTTGAGAATCTTTAAAATCCTGGCCATAAATCTTGCTCAACTGTCTTATCATGTCCAACTGAATGGCAGATACTGCCAAAAAATCTACGATTGGCACCCAAATCATCCCAGCCCCCATTGACCAGATAGTATGATTCCTGATGACATCATCCGCTTGGTTTGTCTTACTTTTTTCGTTCATTTTTTTATTTCAAAGTTAAATTACCTCAAATTCTTAAAACAGGAATTTCGATGAATCTAATGAATTATTCGATACTTATTCGAATTCCTTTACTATGGGCTGAATATTCCGGTGCATACATACATTGTAGAGTAGTTATTCCATTTGAAAATTTACCTTTGTGTGCTGCTCTCATTTCATATTCAATTACATGAGTGCCTTTTGGCAGCGTACTAAAAAAACAATCTGTGACTAAATCCCGGGGAGAGCGATAAAATGAGACTCCATTATTCCAAACATATTTTGATAGCTGATCCACGGGTTCCAAACCGGAAGCCCGCATAATTTTTAGATGAACGTAATCCATTGGTCGATCCGATTTTAGAATAATTCTTGCCACAACTATGTCCCCAATTCTTACTGGATGATCTTTAGTGACAGGAATAAGCTCTTCTTTTTTACCATTATTATGTTTTAAAAACAATTGCTTATTCAGTTCCAGAACACCTTTAACAGACGCTCCAGTTTTATCCATATCCTCCAGGTGTTGGTAATACAATGCACCCCAGGCAATATTTGAATTAGGGTTACTAACCTTGACCTTACTCATTTCCTTAGAGATACCTTCACCAGGAATGGATTTCTTAAAATATTGGGTTCCTGTTGCTGTTTGTTCTATAACAAGTGGTTTTCCTGCAATTTCAATCTCTACAACTTTATTTGATTCAACCCATGAATTTCCAAAAGCAACCAAGGAAAAGATCGCTTCTGTAGTTGACTTTGTGGTACCCCAGTTTTGTGTTTGTTTATTTTTTAGAAGCCAAACTTTCATTTGATCTACTAAGTCCTTGTCCTTTTGGATTTCCGCAAAAACTTCAATCATGAGTGATTGTGTTTCTACAGGTTGTTCATACCAATAGTAGCTCCAATTGTTTTTCCAGTATGTGCCCAATTCTGGGTGAGCAACAGAACGTTGTTTCAATGACTGAACAATTAAATTAGAGGTATTCTTATTTCCTGACTTATGTAGAACCAATGCTGCCAAGCCCTGGTCATAAATACTTCTTGATTTCCAGTGGTTTTCCATCTGTAACTTGTAATAATTATGAACGACTTGCAGTTGATCATCAGATGGCCAATCGGGAAAATAAGATTTGCAATAGTAGTAATGCAATTGGATATGAGAGAGATTATTATCTTCCCATTTAGCATATCCCTTTTTAACTTGCATGGCCAATTGATCATAATCTTTAAGAATTTCTTCATTTAGAAATTTTTGGGCTTTTTTAACAATATCCAGCAGTTCTTTGTCAGATGACTCCAAAACACCTAATCTTTTCAAATGGGCTATTTGGCTAATAATATGTTGGGTCATATATCTGTCTGGATAACCTTCAGGAAACCAAGAAAAACTTCCACTTGATGATTGTCTGGATTGTAGTTTTTTTATAGATAAATCAATATTCTGACTTAAGGTATTTAAATCCATGAGCAAACTAATTCTGTTCAATTGGTCTTGCTCATTTTTTGCTTCCAATACCCATGGAGTTTCTTCAAGTAAGGCAGATTTCAAGTCTTCATTCTGCAACAAAGGAGATTTATTACTCCCTTGCATTTTAATTTGAGTCAATACTTCCTTGACCTTAGGATATTTGCTTAAGATATGCTTACCAAGTGAATTGGCAAAAATACGACTCATCAATTGTTCACTGCATTCATGAGGAAATTCCATAATATATGGGAGGGATTGAATGGCATACCATATCGGATGTGAACTAAACTCAATCGTGTAATTAACCGGAACAGATGTAGCACTAAAAGCTTTTGTGAAAGCTTCAAACTGAAAAGACTTTTTCTCATTTCCTTTTATAGGAAGTGGCAAAGTTTCAGTAATCAA encodes the following:
- a CDS encoding RluA family pseudouridine synthase; amino-acid sequence: MNSEQDIQAQKDQIVDDNEFEVIQFAVDPGQGPVRLDHFLNEKIPKVSRNKIQNAITAGMITVNQKSSKSNYKIRPLDVIDVVFPKFHENEDIIPENIPLDILYEDDDILLVNKKPGMVVHPAGGNSSGTLVNALAGYFGIDPNVEKKPRYGLVHRIDKETSGILIVAKTDFAHVALSKQFYDHTIEREYIALVWGDPDPALGTIVGNVGRDPKNRQRMFVFEDGTEGKHAVTHYELIESFYYVSLIKCRLETGRTHQIRVHMKFAGHPLFNDERYGGDRIVKGTVFTKYKQFVQNCFKLMPRFALHARSLGFIHPVSGEKMFFEIEPPEDFTQLVEKWRHYLSFRKEKVDEDDVDEMN
- a CDS encoding acyl-CoA reductase; this translates as MSVHKFISTFSRLGEAMTISTEAKKIVFQKAENTNAWFTEKEINRMVDHLVKNYFNSEKLATWIDKYTFPANHQPKIIGLISAGNIPLVSMHDLMCIILAGDIAHIKLSEKDTVLYHWMFSLIEQIDPDIFSRVHIVDQVKNYDAVIATGGNLAANQFKYYFQHKPNMIRGHRNSIAVLNGQEDNDTLISIGQDIFSYYGMGCRNVSKIFVPLSYNFDHFLGILDKEFNYVRNHHKFQNNYDYQLALFLLNKVKFLQAESILLLEHEGIASPLACLYFERYESLDEVYQFNLKHKDAIQCVISQEKINDLVITPPGMSQYPELSEYADMNDTLKFLFMLN
- the nth gene encoding endonuclease III — encoded protein: MNKKDKALLIQKILDKYFPIVEVPLQHKDPYTLLVAVLLSAQCTDERVNKVTPELFNLADNPQQMKNIPVEKIQSIIRPCGLSANKAKNIQTLSKILSEEYNGVVPSDMELLELLPGVGHKTASVVMCQAFNIPAFPVDTHIHRLAWRWGLTSGKNVVLTEKDLKKLFPEKDWNKLHLQIIYFGRKYCPARGHIIETCPICSLIGRKKKG
- a CDS encoding SCO family protein, with amino-acid sequence MKRIICYWILLFTLYSCTEKKLPVLGNYSIENGDTIYSKIPDFNLWTQDSVPFTSQMLENKIHLAAFFFTSCPTICPKVMRNMMRIEENFSKEKDILYLCYSLDFKKDSIPRLKEYASKLGIENSNFYFLQGRQKEDIRSLMNAYMSIAVDDPDSPGGINHSGWILLIDGKKHLRSYCLGTDEKETDKLIEDIQTLLHEGD
- a CDS encoding cytochrome c, producing MKVIKFSIIIISIISCTFSTETYKEGKLVYENYCSGCHGIQMDGLKDLYPPLKDVNWYEQNRNQMPCWLKNGITLKNLRLGKQEMPAHTELSSIQICNVLNYLNSINWKLKSPFTLEEINLNLKNCSNQK
- a CDS encoding TonB-dependent receptor: MKYYIFFVLGLFFSNAYSQKGDIRGNVYDKNTGEPISFASVFLKGTTIGTTTNESGFYTLSAVPVGDYTLVVSFIGYDTLTYDVSLRKGQIINKQFSLVESNITLEEISISGKKEQSRTEVRVSSISITPKEIKALPSTGGEADIAQYLQIIPGVITTGDQGGQIYIRGGSPVQNKILLDGMTIFNPFHSIGIFSVFETEIIRSAEVLTGGFSAEYGGRVSAIVDMKTREGNKTHFGGLATASPFMSKLLLEGPISKYREGKGGSTSFLITGKQSYIDQTSKQLYKYALDTLTGSLPFSFTDIYGKISTISENGSFLNLFGFNFNDRVKYTGLANLNWQASGGGANFKLIPGTSSIIVGGSVAFSDYKIKLDEKQSDPRTSNIRGLQANIDFSYFGRRSEIKYGLEFNAFKTDFEFTNFLKVPILSESNNTEIAGFVKYRYATKLFVFDPSFRMQYYASLSQVRFEPRLGMKMNVTNNFRLKAAGGLYSQNLMSSVSERDIVNLFVGFLTSPELIYASHAVGGFELDLSTNTELNVETYYKDFSRLFNLNRNKRKVQDPDYTEERGNSYGIDFLLKSNWVNWRVWLGYSLGFVNRDDGVQKFPALFDRRHNINFVLDYQWGRAKCWEAGMRWNLGSGFAFTKIQGFIGDNFIPNGLETNFGIENPDIGVVYAEKINSGRLPYYHRLDFSIKRRIDFTKFLNLEIVASVTNAYDRKNIFYFNVVENKRVNQLPVLPSLLVALHF
- a CDS encoding DUF697 domain-containing protein: MNEKSKTNQADDVIRNHTIWSMGAGMIWVPIVDFLAVSAIQLDMIRQLSKIYGQDFKDSQGKAIISALTSSGASRLAARAVKFIPGVGTILGGVTMSVMSGASTYALGELFKKHFETGGTILDFDPKAFKTRYEELFEKGKEFAQQAQSQRGKQENKQESPATSNPPSDVKTTRSAIDQLKDIAELKEKGLLSEDEYESFKRRILED